The Bacteroidota bacterium genome has a segment encoding these proteins:
- a CDS encoding TraB/GumN family protein, with protein sequence MIRTFLSFFICIVISTNALAQHEIAQSASTLENSLLWEISGNGLSEPSYLFGTIHMIPKKDYFFNQIMKEKFNSCKTLALEIDMEIPFAKQVEIARNMIFPNGVTLRNYMSDEEYYSFQHYVLDTLRIKEKKFKQVQRLKPFYGSAILISELLGKTVAYEQKLSQAAKKNKMSFAALETIEYQ encoded by the coding sequence ATGATAAGAACGTTCTTGTCTTTTTTCATTTGCATAGTAATTTCTACTAATGCATTGGCTCAGCATGAAATTGCTCAATCTGCATCAACCTTAGAAAACTCCCTTTTATGGGAAATTTCAGGAAATGGTCTTTCAGAACCATCCTATCTCTTTGGAACAATTCACATGATTCCCAAAAAGGATTATTTTTTCAATCAAATCATGAAAGAAAAGTTCAATAGTTGTAAAACCTTAGCACTGGAAATTGATATGGAAATTCCTTTCGCAAAACAGGTGGAAATTGCTCGAAATATGATTTTCCCTAATGGAGTTACCTTACGGAATTATATGTCGGACGAAGAGTACTATTCTTTTCAGCATTATGTATTAGATACTTTACGCATTAAGGAAAAGAAGTTTAAACAAGTACAAAGGTTAAAACCTTTTTATGGTTCAGCTATTTTAATAAGCGAATTATTGGGAAAAACAGTAGCCTATGAGCAAAAGCTTAGTCAAGCTGCCAAGAAAAATAAAATGAGTTTCGCTGCATTGGAAACTATTGAATATCAA